One window of Oscillatoria salina IIICB1 genomic DNA carries:
- the rsgA gene encoding small ribosomal subunit biogenesis GTPase RsgA → MEVKLVGTVLAVQANFYQVRLDGVEQKAILLCTRRTRLKKIGQKVMVGDRVVVEEPDFVDGRGAIAEVLPRQTQLDRPPVANAEQILLVFSLAEPPLDPLQLSRFVVKAESTQLVPCLCLNKVDLVSEKEKDRWEQRLKKWGYSPLFISVTSNYNLEKLTERLKDKITAIAGLSGVGKSSLINRLIPAANLRTGEVSGKLNRGRHTTRHVELFELPEGGFLADTPGFNQPDLDCDPANLPLYFPEARSRLAQGNCQFSDCLHRDEPNCVVRGDWERYEHYLKFLAEAIAQQELLKQRPDEESSLKLKIKSSGERTYEPKLQSKKYRRSSRKQRNQTLEELYEEAKELAEDLD, encoded by the coding sequence ATGGAAGTAAAATTGGTTGGTACAGTTTTAGCTGTGCAGGCAAATTTTTACCAGGTGAGGTTGGATGGTGTTGAGCAAAAAGCGATTTTACTCTGCACTCGCCGCACTCGCTTGAAAAAAATTGGGCAGAAGGTGATGGTTGGCGATCGCGTTGTTGTGGAAGAACCAGATTTTGTTGATGGTCGCGGGGCGATCGCGGAAGTTTTACCTCGCCAAACTCAACTCGATCGCCCTCCTGTTGCTAATGCCGAACAAATTCTTTTGGTTTTTTCCTTGGCAGAACCCCCTTTAGATCCTTTACAATTGAGTCGTTTTGTGGTAAAAGCAGAATCTACTCAATTAGTACCTTGTTTATGTTTGAATAAAGTAGATTTAGTTAGCGAAAAAGAAAAGGATCGGTGGGAACAACGACTGAAAAAATGGGGCTATAGTCCCCTATTTATCAGTGTTACTAGCAATTATAATCTCGAAAAGCTAACTGAGCGACTTAAAGATAAAATTACGGCGATCGCGGGTCTTTCTGGGGTTGGTAAATCAAGTTTGATCAATAGGTTAATTCCTGCGGCTAACCTGCGGACTGGTGAAGTATCAGGAAAACTTAATCGCGGTCGTCATACTACTCGTCACGTCGAACTATTTGAACTGCCTGAAGGTGGATTTTTAGCAGATACTCCTGGTTTTAATCAACCCGATCTTGACTGCGACCCGGCTAATTTACCATTATACTTTCCTGAAGCGAGATCCCGACTTGCTCAAGGTAATTGTCAATTTAGCGATTGTTTACACCGAGACGAACCAAACTGCGTGGTGAGAGGAGATTGGGAACGCTACGAGCATTATCTCAAATTTTTGGCGGAGGCGATCGCGCAACAGGAATTATTGAAGCAAAGACCTGACGAAGAATCAAGTTTGAAGCTGAAAATCAAAAGTTCTGGCGAACGTACTTACGAACCGAAATTACAATCTAAAAAATATCGTCGTAGTTCTCGTAAACAGCGAAATCAGACACTTGAGGAACTTTACGAAGAAGCAAAAGAATTAGCCGAAGATCTAGATTGA
- a CDS encoding sulfurtransferase TusA family protein — MNDPGAKNNPEQVPDAQLDLRGTPCPINFVRTKLRLEQMSPGSLLEVWLDPGEPIEQVPDSLVMEGYKLEAVEDRKGFFAVRVRHRLAG; from the coding sequence ATGAACGATCCAGGAGCAAAAAATAATCCCGAACAAGTGCCTGATGCTCAACTAGATTTACGAGGTACTCCTTGCCCGATTAATTTTGTCCGGACTAAACTGCGTTTGGAACAAATGAGTCCAGGGTCTTTGTTGGAAGTGTGGCTCGATCCGGGAGAACCAATCGAACAAGTGCCTGATAGTTTAGTTATGGAAGGCTATAAACTGGAGGCTGTGGAAGATCGCAAGGGTTTTTTTGCGGTTAGAGTACGCCATCGATTGGCAGGGTGA
- the dnaJ gene encoding molecular chaperone DnaJ has product MGRDYYEMLGVSRDASQDEIKRAYRRLARKFHPDVNKEPGAEERFKEINRANEILSNPETRARYDRFGEAGVGSGAGVGFQDFADAAGFADIFETFFSGFGGMGGGGSVRRRSGPVRGEDLRLDLKLEFKEAIFGGEKKIRIPHLETCQVCEGSGAKKGTGRKTCPTCNGTGQVRRATRTPFGSFAQVSSCPTCNGEGQIIEEKCEACGGAGRKQETKELKITIPAGVDNGTRLRVSSEGDAGVRGGPSGDLYVYLFVEEDPEFQREGVNILSSTTISYLQAILGCRMMVKTVDGETEVTIPAGTQPNTVQKLENKGVPRLGNPVSRGDHLLTIKVEIPSRINAEERELLEKLAKIKGESTGKGGIEGFLGKMFGDR; this is encoded by the coding sequence ATGGGTCGCGACTATTATGAAATGCTTGGTGTCTCTCGCGATGCCAGCCAAGATGAAATTAAACGCGCATACCGTCGTCTCGCCCGGAAATTCCATCCGGATGTGAATAAAGAACCAGGGGCGGAAGAGCGCTTTAAAGAAATAAATCGCGCTAACGAAATTCTTTCTAATCCAGAAACTCGCGCTCGTTACGATCGCTTTGGCGAAGCAGGGGTGGGTTCTGGTGCGGGCGTAGGCTTCCAAGATTTTGCTGATGCGGCTGGATTTGCAGATATTTTTGAAACTTTCTTTAGCGGCTTCGGAGGTATGGGTGGCGGCGGCTCTGTTCGTCGTCGTAGCGGTCCGGTGCGTGGTGAAGATTTACGCTTGGATTTGAAGTTGGAATTTAAGGAAGCAATTTTCGGCGGTGAAAAGAAAATTCGTATTCCTCATTTAGAAACTTGTCAGGTTTGTGAGGGTAGCGGTGCGAAAAAAGGAACCGGACGCAAGACTTGTCCTACCTGTAATGGTACGGGTCAAGTTCGCCGCGCTACTCGTACCCCTTTTGGTAGTTTTGCTCAAGTTTCTAGTTGTCCCACTTGTAATGGAGAAGGACAAATAATTGAGGAAAAATGCGAAGCTTGTGGTGGTGCAGGTCGCAAACAGGAAACTAAGGAACTGAAAATAACTATTCCTGCTGGCGTGGATAATGGTACTCGCCTGCGCGTTTCTAGTGAGGGTGATGCCGGAGTACGCGGCGGTCCGAGTGGCGATCTTTATGTTTATTTGTTTGTCGAGGAAGACCCAGAATTTCAACGCGAGGGAGTTAACATTCTCTCTTCGACGACAATTAGCTACTTACAAGCAATTTTGGGTTGCCGGATGATGGTTAAGACTGTGGATGGAGAGACGGAAGTTACTATTCCGGCGGGAACTCAACCTAATACAGTGCAAAAATTAGAAAATAAGGGCGTACCTAGATTAGGAAATCCAGTTAGTAGAGGCGATCATCTGCTGACGATTAAGGTGGAAATTCCTAGTCGGATTAATGCTGAGGAACGGGAATTACTAGAAAAGTTAGCTAAAATTAAGGGCGAAAGCACTGGTAAAGGTGGAATTGAAGGATTTTTAGGAAAGATGTTTGGCGACAGATGA
- the dnaK gene encoding molecular chaperone DnaK yields MGKVIGIDLGTTNSCLAVLEGGKPIVIPNNEGGRTTPSMVGFGKGGERMVGQLAKRQAVTNAENTVYSIKRFIGRRWDETQVERSRVPYECVKGRDDTVDVEIRGRNYTPQEISAMILQKLKADAENFLGEPVTQAVITVPAYFTDAQRQATKDAGTIAGLEVLRIINEPTAAALAYGLDKQDEDQHILVFDLGGGTFDVSILQLGDGVFEVKATSGNNHLGGDDFDNAIVVWMLESFQEKETIDLTADKMALQRLREAAEKAKIELSSLVKTSINLPFITADDTGPKHLEMELTRAKFEELVADFIEGTIKPVAQALKDCELQAEDLNRIILVGGSTRIPAVQTAIKKFFGGKEPDRSVNPDEAVALGAAIQGGVLGGEVEDLLLLDVTPLSLGIETLGEVFTKIIERNTTIPTSKSQVFSTATDGQTSVEIHVLQGERAMARDNKSLGKFLLTGIPPAPRGVPQIEVSFEIDVNGILQVSATDKGTGKEQSIRITNTGGLNANEVERMREEAEKYAEADRRRLQLVEVKNQLDSLFYNNKSTLKEYGDKVPEDLKVRAEQKRQQLIASLKDDSRSVEEIKTKLEEYRAVVLAIGTAVYDANRGVDAEFETIEEEVMMVESETFAEDSEEDDEEEPIFEFDEDDTIAADYEAVD; encoded by the coding sequence ATGGGAAAAGTCATTGGGATCGACCTCGGGACGACCAATAGTTGCCTCGCTGTTTTAGAAGGGGGTAAGCCAATTGTGATACCAAATAATGAAGGAGGACGAACGACTCCTTCAATGGTGGGTTTTGGCAAAGGAGGCGAACGCATGGTGGGTCAGCTAGCAAAGCGGCAGGCTGTCACTAATGCGGAAAACACGGTATACAGTATCAAACGCTTTATCGGACGAAGGTGGGATGAAACCCAGGTAGAGCGATCGCGCGTTCCTTATGAATGTGTTAAGGGTCGTGATGATACTGTGGATGTGGAAATTCGCGGTCGGAATTATACGCCTCAAGAAATTTCGGCGATGATTCTCCAAAAGCTCAAGGCTGATGCAGAAAACTTTCTTGGGGAACCTGTTACTCAAGCAGTAATTACGGTACCAGCTTACTTTACTGATGCCCAGCGACAAGCAACTAAAGATGCTGGGACGATCGCGGGTTTGGAAGTGCTGCGGATTATTAATGAGCCAACTGCGGCTGCCCTAGCTTATGGTTTGGATAAGCAAGATGAAGATCAACACATTTTGGTGTTTGACTTAGGAGGCGGCACTTTTGACGTTTCGATTTTGCAGCTTGGCGATGGCGTTTTTGAAGTTAAAGCTACCTCGGGGAATAATCATCTCGGTGGTGATGACTTTGATAATGCGATCGTGGTGTGGATGCTCGAAAGCTTTCAAGAAAAAGAAACTATCGACTTGACAGCCGATAAAATGGCACTCCAACGACTGCGAGAAGCTGCGGAAAAAGCCAAAATCGAACTTTCGAGCTTGGTCAAAACATCGATTAATCTTCCCTTTATCACTGCTGATGACACGGGTCCCAAGCACCTAGAAATGGAACTCACTCGCGCTAAATTTGAAGAATTAGTCGCGGACTTTATTGAGGGAACGATTAAGCCAGTTGCTCAAGCACTGAAAGACTGCGAACTGCAAGCTGAAGACCTCAATCGCATTATTTTGGTTGGAGGTTCGACTCGTATCCCGGCTGTGCAAACGGCAATTAAAAAGTTTTTTGGGGGGAAAGAACCCGATCGCTCGGTTAATCCTGATGAAGCTGTAGCTTTAGGAGCAGCAATTCAAGGCGGTGTCTTGGGTGGTGAGGTTGAAGATTTATTACTGTTGGATGTGACTCCTCTTTCCTTGGGGATTGAAACTCTTGGAGAAGTATTTACCAAAATTATTGAGCGGAATACAACGATCCCCACTAGCAAATCTCAAGTTTTTTCTACGGCAACCGACGGACAAACGTCAGTAGAAATTCACGTTCTCCAAGGGGAACGGGCAATGGCAAGAGATAATAAAAGTTTGGGTAAATTTTTGCTCACAGGTATACCGCCAGCACCACGAGGTGTTCCTCAGATTGAGGTTAGTTTTGAAATTGATGTTAACGGTATTCTTCAAGTCTCAGCTACGGATAAAGGTACGGGTAAAGAACAAAGTATCCGGATTACCAATACTGGAGGCTTAAATGCTAACGAAGTTGAGCGGATGCGGGAAGAAGCAGAAAAATATGCAGAAGCCGATCGCCGCCGCTTGCAGCTTGTTGAGGTTAAGAATCAATTAGATAGCTTGTTCTACAACAATAAATCAACCTTAAAAGAATACGGCGATAAGGTTCCAGAAGATTTGAAAGTACGTGCTGAACAAAAACGACAGCAGTTGATAGCTTCACTAAAAGATGACTCTCGCAGTGTTGAAGAAATCAAAACTAAGCTTGAGGAATACCGGGCTGTAGTTTTAGCAATTGGTACTGCTGTTTATGACGCTAATCGAGGAGTTGATGCAGAATTTGAAACTATTGAAGAGGAGGTGATGATGGTAGAAAGTGAAACTTTTGCCGAAGACTCTGAAGAAGATGACGAAGAAGAACCGATTTTCGAGTTTGACGAAGACGATACTATCGCCGCTGATTACGAAGCAGTTGACTAA
- the grpE gene encoding nucleotide exchange factor GrpE — protein MIDDPKQQEKISEHPEDANNRNEETNNVSSANELGEQAFGVEQAEDSSNRTAQEDSEMPTEGDVAAQAQQEVIPDETAETAADTQEALAKEIEALKAELEQRTRQGESYKAQYLRIAADFDNFRKRTQKEKEELEQKVKCNTITELLPVVDNFERARTQIKPADEGEMGIHKSYQGVYKNLVDSLKRIGVSAMRPEGQEFDPNLHEAMLRQPTDEYPEGTVIEQLVRGYMLGDRVLRHAMVKVAAAPEPVVSSEEAAFDEESEVEASES, from the coding sequence ATGATCGACGATCCAAAGCAGCAAGAAAAAATCTCAGAGCATCCAGAGGATGCTAATAATCGCAATGAGGAGACGAATAACGTCTCTTCAGCAAACGAGCTAGGAGAACAAGCATTTGGAGTGGAACAAGCAGAAGATTCGTCTAACCGCACCGCCCAAGAAGACTCAGAAATGCCAACTGAGGGTGATGTAGCAGCACAAGCACAACAGGAAGTAATCCCCGATGAGACGGCGGAAACTGCTGCTGATACTCAAGAAGCCTTAGCAAAAGAAATTGAGGCTCTCAAAGCAGAACTAGAACAGCGTACTCGACAAGGTGAATCCTACAAAGCCCAATATCTGCGCATAGCAGCAGATTTTGATAACTTCCGCAAGCGCACCCAAAAGGAAAAAGAAGAACTCGAACAAAAAGTTAAATGTAATACCATCACCGAGTTACTTCCTGTGGTAGATAATTTTGAGCGGGCGCGAACGCAAATTAAGCCTGCTGACGAGGGTGAAATGGGTATTCACAAAAGTTATCAGGGTGTATACAAAAATTTGGTGGATAGTCTGAAGCGCATCGGTGTTTCAGCAATGCGTCCGGAAGGGCAAGAATTTGACCCGAATCTGCACGAGGCAATGCTGAGGCAACCAACGGATGAATACCCTGAAGGAACGGTAATTGAGCAACTTGTTAGAGGTTATATGCTTGGCGATCGCGTTTTGCGTCACGCAATGGTTAAGGTTGCTGCAGCTCCTGAACCCGTGGTAAGCTCAGAAGAAGCGGCTTTCGATGAAGAAAGCGAAGTCGAAGCAAGCGAAAGTTAA
- a CDS encoding GspE/PulE family protein, with protein MTQSSSRRSKLALVKSHDFSPFGNKLIETGYIEADQMKQALAQTRASGRPLTEVIENITGRQLSPELQRQYKKQQLFELKILYGVESLDPEINPVTENQMTALVDAMIPIDICRRYKLMPLKKIDTQPPSLLVAMVDPDNLDAHDDLTRILRPQGITLQRLVITQEDYQQLLQKYLDEQGRIEEQKNKEKLTDVSQELDKLDLNLQEVKDEKEEDLNALKEAEDAPVINLVNKILAKALQEGVSDIHIEPQEEFLRIRFRKDGVLQQAFDPLPKKISTAVAARFKIMAELDIAERRMPQDGKIRRMYQGRKVDFRVSSLPSRYGEKIVLRILDNTATQLGLDKLITDQESLQMVREMASRPFGLILVTGPTGSGKSTSLYSVLAERNDPGINISTAEDPIEYSLPGITQVQVLREKGMDFASILRSFLRQDPDVILVGETRDHETAKTAIEAALTGHLVLTTLHTNDAAGAIARLDEMGVEPFMVSGALIGILAQRLMRRVCGECRITYAPSKEELEKFGLSAKLEEGVTFYRANTLSTDEIYSARDNGSLCKKCNGVGYKGRVGVYEVMRNSERLQTLITEKAPTERIKEAAVEEGMKTLLAYSINLVREGYTTFEEVERVTFTDSGLQAELKAKRKTSLTCRTCGAGLQPEWSDCPYCLTPRFQD; from the coding sequence ATGACTCAATCGTCATCTAGGCGCTCCAAATTAGCCCTTGTCAAAAGCCATGATTTCTCGCCTTTTGGCAATAAACTTATTGAGACGGGATACATCGAAGCAGACCAAATGAAACAAGCGCTGGCACAAACCAGGGCTTCTGGTCGTCCGCTCACTGAAGTAATTGAAAACATCACTGGACGACAACTTTCTCCAGAATTACAGCGCCAGTACAAAAAACAACAACTATTTGAGTTAAAAATTCTTTACGGTGTTGAATCTCTCGATCCGGAAATTAATCCGGTGACAGAAAACCAGATGACTGCACTGGTAGATGCGATGATTCCCATCGATATCTGCCGTCGCTACAAGCTTATGCCACTAAAAAAAATAGATACTCAGCCTCCCTCGCTGTTAGTGGCAATGGTAGACCCGGATAATCTTGATGCCCACGACGACCTAACTCGGATTTTACGTCCTCAAGGGATAACTCTTCAGCGTTTAGTAATTACTCAGGAAGACTATCAGCAGTTACTCCAGAAGTATCTGGACGAACAAGGAAGAATAGAGGAACAAAAAAATAAAGAAAAATTAACCGATGTCTCTCAAGAGTTAGATAAGTTAGACCTTAACTTACAAGAAGTTAAAGATGAAAAGGAAGAAGACCTTAATGCGCTTAAAGAGGCTGAAGATGCTCCGGTTATTAACCTGGTAAACAAAATCTTGGCTAAGGCTTTGCAAGAAGGAGTTTCCGATATTCACATCGAACCTCAAGAAGAGTTCCTCCGGATACGTTTTCGCAAAGATGGGGTATTGCAGCAGGCTTTTGACCCCTTGCCAAAGAAAATTTCCACGGCAGTCGCAGCACGTTTCAAAATTATGGCAGAGTTGGACATTGCCGAACGACGGATGCCTCAAGATGGTAAGATTCGGCGGATGTACCAAGGTCGTAAAGTAGACTTCCGGGTCAGCAGTTTACCTAGTCGCTACGGCGAAAAAATAGTGCTGCGGATTTTGGACAACACCGCTACTCAGTTAGGTTTAGATAAGTTGATCACTGACCAAGAAAGTCTCCAAATGGTCAGGGAAATGGCAAGTCGTCCCTTTGGTTTGATTTTGGTAACAGGACCGACAGGTTCGGGTAAATCAACCAGCTTATATTCGGTACTAGCAGAGCGCAATGACCCAGGAATTAATATTAGTACCGCCGAAGATCCGATTGAATATTCTTTACCAGGAATCACTCAGGTACAGGTATTGCGGGAAAAAGGAATGGACTTTGCGTCGATTCTACGCTCTTTCCTACGGCAAGACCCAGATGTGATTTTGGTGGGTGAAACAAGAGACCACGAAACGGCAAAAACAGCGATCGAAGCAGCACTAACAGGTCACTTAGTCTTGACTACATTACACACCAACGACGCCGCAGGCGCGATCGCTCGTCTGGATGAAATGGGTGTGGAACCGTTTATGGTTTCTGGTGCTTTAATTGGCATTTTGGCACAGCGCTTGATGCGCCGGGTTTGTGGTGAATGTCGCATAACTTACGCTCCGAGTAAGGAAGAACTAGAAAAATTTGGTCTGTCTGCCAAACTTGAGGAAGGAGTAACTTTTTATCGAGCAAATACTCTCTCGACTGACGAAATTTACTCGGCAAGAGACAATGGCAGCTTGTGTAAAAAGTGTAATGGAGTGGGTTACAAAGGGCGGGTTGGTGTCTATGAAGTGATGCGTAATAGCGAACGACTGCAAACTTTAATTACTGAAAAAGCTCCCACTGAGCGGATTAAAGAAGCGGCGGTGGAAGAGGGAATGAAAACTTTGCTGGCTTACAGTATTAATCTAGTGCGTGAGGGATATACAACTTTTGAGGAAGTAGAACGGGTGACTTTCACCGATTCTGGCTTACAGGCAGAATTGAAAGCAAAACGCAAAACTTCTCTTACTTGTCGCACTTGTGGCGCTGGATTACAACCGGAATGGTCTGATTGCCCTTATTGTCTCACACCTCGCTTTCAAGACTAA
- a CDS encoding type IV pilus twitching motility protein PilT has protein sequence MELMIEDVLEQLVEMGGSDVHIQAGAPIYFRASGKLQPIGDEPLTPQECQRLIFSMLNNKQRKDLEQNWELDSSYGVKGLARFRLNVYKERGCWAACMRALSSKIPNFDVLGLPDIVREMSERPRGMVLVTGPTGSGKTTTLAAMLDLINRTRAEHILTVEDPIEYVFPNIKSLFHQRQKGEDTKSFANALKGALRQDPDIILVGEMRDLETISLAVSAAETGHLVFGTLHTNSAAGTIDRILDVFPPEQQGQIRAQVSQSLLAVFSQCLVKKHNPKPGEFGRAMAQEIMVVTPAIANLIREGKTSMIYSAIQTGIKLGMQTMEQALAGHVISGKVSLEEAMSKASKPDELQRLVSGAAGAKKATAKR, from the coding sequence ATGGAATTAATGATTGAAGATGTGCTAGAGCAATTGGTGGAAATGGGAGGCTCAGATGTACATATCCAAGCAGGAGCGCCAATTTATTTCCGTGCTAGTGGTAAACTACAACCGATCGGCGATGAACCATTGACTCCTCAAGAATGTCAGCGCCTGATCTTTAGTATGCTCAATAATAAACAGCGTAAGGATTTGGAGCAAAACTGGGAGTTGGATTCTTCTTACGGGGTGAAAGGACTGGCTCGCTTCCGTTTGAATGTTTATAAAGAGCGGGGTTGTTGGGCGGCTTGTATGCGAGCGCTGTCTTCTAAAATTCCCAATTTTGATGTGCTGGGTTTGCCTGATATTGTTAGAGAAATGTCCGAGCGTCCGCGCGGGATGGTTTTGGTGACAGGACCGACAGGTTCGGGTAAGACTACTACCTTGGCGGCAATGTTGGATTTGATTAATCGTACTCGCGCAGAACATATTCTCACGGTGGAAGATCCGATTGAATATGTTTTCCCGAATATTAAAAGTTTGTTCCACCAACGTCAAAAAGGCGAAGATACAAAAAGCTTTGCTAATGCACTCAAAGGTGCGCTGCGTCAAGACCCAGATATTATCCTCGTGGGTGAAATGCGGGACTTAGAAACGATCTCTTTGGCAGTGTCAGCCGCAGAAACAGGTCACTTAGTATTTGGTACGTTACATACGAACTCCGCAGCTGGTACGATCGACCGGATTTTAGACGTTTTTCCTCCCGAACAACAAGGACAAATCCGGGCGCAGGTTTCTCAATCTTTGTTGGCAGTATTCAGTCAGTGTTTGGTGAAAAAGCACAATCCGAAACCGGGTGAGTTTGGGCGGGCAATGGCTCAGGAAATTATGGTGGTAACTCCAGCTATTGCTAACTTGATTCGAGAAGGGAAAACTTCGATGATCTACTCTGCGATTCAAACGGGAATCAAACTGGGTATGCAAACAATGGAGCAAGCTTTGGCGGGTCACGTGATTAGCGGGAAAGTATCTCTGGAAGAAGCTATGTCGAAGGCAAGTAAGCCAGATGAACTACAACGCTTAGTTAGTGGTGCTGCTGGTGCTAAGAAAGCGACGGCGAAACGCTAA
- a CDS encoding type II secretion system F family protein has protein sequence MPSTYIVDVVDATGKSSKEKVEANSPEQARSILQGRYPTIGQIKKAGFDIDLSQLEMLLTSITVKDKAVFSRQFAAMINAGVPIVRCLGVLSDQCSNPKLKRALLGISADVQEGTNLSDSMRKHRDCFDQLYISMVEAGEVGGVLDEVLNRLAKLLEDMAKLQSQIKGAMAYPVAVAFIAILVFLGMTIFIIPVFAGIFQDLGTELPALTSFMLATSKAIRNPLLVGITVGTIVAVVVTVKQYYKTPPGRLQIDGLMLKLPLIGDLLEKTAVARFCRIFGTLTRSGVPILTSLEIVRDTAGNQVIANAIESAKQEIQQGGMMSIAIDKEQVFPALAVQMMSIGEETGELDGMMMKVADFYDNEVEETVKALTSLLEPIMIVVVAGMVGVILLSMYLPMFKVFEDLG, from the coding sequence ATGCCAAGTACCTATATTGTTGATGTTGTTGATGCTACGGGTAAAAGCTCCAAGGAAAAAGTTGAAGCTAATTCTCCCGAACAAGCCCGGAGTATTCTTCAAGGGAGATATCCGACAATCGGACAAATTAAAAAAGCAGGCTTTGACATCGATTTATCTCAGTTAGAAATGCTCTTGACGAGCATTACTGTTAAAGATAAAGCGGTTTTTTCCCGGCAATTTGCGGCGATGATTAATGCTGGCGTACCCATTGTTCGTTGTTTAGGTGTTTTATCAGACCAGTGTTCTAATCCTAAGTTGAAAAGAGCTTTGTTAGGAATTAGTGCTGATGTTCAAGAGGGAACTAACCTGAGTGACTCGATGCGGAAGCACCGCGACTGTTTCGACCAGCTTTATATCAGTATGGTGGAAGCGGGTGAGGTGGGTGGTGTTCTCGATGAGGTACTTAACCGACTGGCTAAACTACTTGAGGATATGGCAAAGCTGCAAAGTCAAATTAAGGGGGCAATGGCTTATCCGGTGGCGGTGGCATTTATCGCTATTCTGGTTTTCCTCGGAATGACAATCTTTATTATTCCTGTGTTTGCCGGAATTTTCCAAGATTTAGGAACTGAATTACCAGCTTTAACCTCTTTTATGCTGGCTACGAGTAAGGCAATTAGAAACCCACTATTGGTGGGTATTACTGTTGGCACAATTGTGGCTGTAGTAGTTACAGTCAAACAATATTACAAAACTCCGCCGGGGCGTTTGCAAATCGATGGTTTAATGCTGAAACTACCTTTGATTGGCGATTTGCTCGAAAAAACGGCGGTAGCTCGCTTTTGTCGTATTTTTGGGACGCTGACTCGTTCGGGAGTGCCAATTTTGACAAGTTTGGAAATCGTCCGCGATACAGCAGGAAATCAGGTGATCGCTAATGCAATTGAGTCAGCTAAGCAGGAAATTCAGCAAGGCGGCATGATGAGTATTGCTATTGACAAGGAACAGGTTTTTCCTGCCCTGGCAGTACAGATGATGAGTATTGGGGAAGAAACTGGTGAACTCGATGGGATGATGATGAAGGTTGCTGATTTCTATGACAATGAAGTTGAGGAAACTGTGAAGGCGCTGACCAGTCTCTTGGAACCAATTATGATCGTAGTAGTTGCTGGAATGGTGGGTGTAATTTTGCTCTCAATGTATCTACCTATGTTCAAGGTGTTTGAGGATTTAGGTTAA
- the bioU gene encoding (S)-8-amino-7-oxononanoate synthase BioU → MSVEKKTSKISVGVLGFGGLGQAAARVLAPKSELVWVAAADQKGYAYCDAGLEADACIAAYQQKGSLGYLDPYGSLSSESIKDLIAKASVDGYFLALPNLPNTFMAAVARQFIDSGWQGVLVDALKRTSAVEQLLELQEELQQAGITYMTGCGATPGLLTAAAAIAAQSYAEIHSVKITFGVGIANWEAYRATIREDIAHLPGYNLEKARAMSESEIEALLDRTNGILSLKNMEHADDIMLELAGICPRDRVTVGGVVDTRNPKKPLSTNVKVTGRTFEGKISTHTFTLGDETSMAANVCGPAFGYLKAGIKLHRRGIYGLFTAAEVMPSFVK, encoded by the coding sequence ATGAGTGTAGAAAAAAAGACAAGCAAGATTTCAGTAGGCGTTTTAGGTTTCGGTGGCTTAGGACAAGCAGCCGCAAGAGTTTTAGCACCTAAAAGCGAGTTGGTTTGGGTAGCGGCGGCAGACCAAAAAGGTTACGCTTACTGCGATGCTGGTTTAGAAGCAGATGCTTGTATCGCAGCATATCAACAAAAAGGTTCCCTAGGTTATCTCGATCCCTACGGTAGTCTCAGTAGCGAGAGCATTAAAGATTTAATTGCCAAAGCATCAGTAGACGGATATTTTCTCGCCTTGCCTAATTTACCAAATACATTTATGGCGGCAGTAGCAAGACAGTTTATCGACTCAGGTTGGCAAGGAGTGCTAGTAGATGCCCTCAAACGCACCAGTGCAGTCGAGCAATTATTAGAGTTACAAGAGGAACTGCAACAAGCAGGAATTACCTACATGACAGGTTGCGGGGCAACACCAGGATTATTAACCGCCGCCGCCGCGATCGCCGCTCAGAGTTACGCGGAAATTCACAGTGTTAAAATTACTTTTGGAGTGGGCATTGCCAACTGGGAAGCTTATCGCGCCACAATCAGAGAAGATATTGCTCATTTACCTGGTTACAACCTAGAAAAAGCTAGGGCGATGAGCGAAAGCGAAATCGAAGCTTTATTAGATCGAACCAATGGCATTCTCAGTTTAAAAAACATGGAACACGCCGACGACATTATGTTAGAGTTAGCCGGAATTTGTCCGCGCGATCGCGTCACTGTCGGCGGCGTAGTCGATACTCGCAACCCGAAAAAGCCCTTGAGTACCAACGTCAAAGTTACAGGTCGCACCTTTGAAGGTAAAATATCTACTCATACCTTTACCCTCGGTGACGAAACCAGCATGGCAGCCAACGTTTGCGGACCTGCCTTTGGCTATCTCAAAGCGGGAATTAAATTACACCGTCGCGGCATTTATGGTCTTTTCACCGCCGCCGAAGTCATGCCCTCTTTTGTCAAATAA